The proteins below are encoded in one region of Meriones unguiculatus strain TT.TT164.6M chromosome 18, Bangor_MerUng_6.1, whole genome shotgun sequence:
- the Lypd1 gene encoding ly6/PLAUR domain-containing protein 1 isoform X5 — MQAGGLREQAARWLVSESRDPAVHSPRELFFWARRPELCQCTLQWFTQAGLALQIQCYQCEEFQLNNDCSSPEFIVNCTVNVQDMCQKEVMEQSAA; from the exons ATGCAAG CTGGTGGCTTAAGGGAGCAGGCAGCCCGTTGGCTTGTCAGTGAGAGCAGAGATCCTGCCGTCCACTCCCCAAGGGAGCTTTTCTTCTGGGCGAGGCGACCAGAGCTGTGCCAATGCACCCTCCAGTGGTTCACGCAAGCAG GGCTGGCGCTGCAAATTCAGTGCTACCAGTGTGAAGAATTCCAGCTAAACAATGACTGCTCATCCCCTGAGTTCATCGTAAATTGCACCGTGAATGTTCAAGACATGTGTCAGAAAGAAGTGATGGAGCAAAGTGCAG